The Lysinibacillus irui sequence AATATAAAGTGTTTTCAAATAAGGCAGTCATTTCATATAAAGTTAAAAATATTTCTCCTGAAGAAGTTGAGAAGTTATCTAAATTCACTAAGTAGCTCAAAATTTTTTTTGCACATTTTCTTTCAACTAACCACTTTCCTCTTCCCTAACAACCCACCAGCCCTTGGCCCAATCCTTCCAGCCCATTTCAAGGTCCATAGCAATCAAAGCCACACTCACTTTACTTGCGTTAAGTTTCTGAGCAATCTCGTTAATTGGATATCCTTGATTCCACATAGCTATGAAGGTTCCAATCTGATTTATTGTGAAATCAACTTTAACTGATTCATGAACCTCGACAGTGAATAAGATGTATCAACTCTACTTCTTTCCTTGCCATTCAATATCACCTACCCATTAATTGCTTCTCTTTCAGGTCCTGCTTTCCTAGCCTTTTTAAGTTCATCATGTGTTATCCCCCAACCACCATCAATCATTGAATACGTCAGAAGCTTTAATTAGTGAGGAAAACGGTATTCGAACAACTTCTTCCTCAATTCGAATTGCTGTGTAACCATTCCCTTTATGTCACCCACTTCTGTATGACCATCAACATAATGAACTGTGAAATCAGCGTTATAACCAAATATCGCGATATTTCTTTCCGTTCTTTTCGAACTTCGGCAGTAACACAAACCTTGGCTGTAATTCAAAGGATGTCACAATACCTTGTGCTTGTAAGTGCTTCAAGTGAACATAATATTTTGCTTCTATCGCTGAATCGAATATAACTCCGTCGTGTATAACTTTCTTGTTCCCGTATTTTGCTTTACTCATGTTATTTTGCTTACACTAGCAACTACAGGGATGCGTAAAGGTGAATTGGCTGGCCTTACGTGGAAAGATATAGATTTTATGCAAAACATCATATCTATAACAAAAACACGTGATGAATATGGGGTCAGATCAATGATTATGTAATTATTACTGCCAATTTAGAACCAATTAGCAGTAATTATATATCTAAAATGTTTAACGCTTTAAAAAAGAAGCATAATTTTGAGCGTTTCTCGTCCCATATACTTCGCCATACATTTGTAAGTATTATTATTGCAGAGGGAACCGCTGTAACTACAGTTGCAAAAATCATTGGGGATACTCCTGAAATGGTGATGAGGGTATATGCTCATTCCCTCGCTGATGAGGAATTAAAGGCAACTCAAGTACTTTCATCTTTGATTAAAATCAAATAAATCATTTAAACATCAAATTTGGTGTACAAAGTGGGGTACAATCATAAGTTATACCCCACAACCATTGATATATTAGGATTTGTAAGCTTATCTGAAAATACTGTGCTCATAAAGATAATCATAAGAAAGGTCAACAAACAAATATTCATGTTCGTTGATGGCGATTGAAAATGTTCTCGTAATTTCTCCTGTTTCAATATCACGATATAATTCTGAGATCTCTCCACTTTGATCATTGCGCATTTTAATGATCGTTTGTAGGAAGTACGGTCGCCAACTCCAATTTTTATTAATTGCTCGTGGCTGCAATTCCCAATTGCCGTCAATTCTCATAACGTTAGGCGTTAACTGGAATCCATCTTCATTACAAATATATAGCCTAAAGGAGTAGTTATCCAGGAGTTCAGCTAAATACTCTAAATGCGAGACATTGTCACTCGTTGGTTTGACACGGTGAACAATCGCCTCTAGTTCATCCCTTAATTTTTTTAGCTGCAAAAATTGCGCCTCTAGCATTTTCTTTTCGGACGTAATAAATTGCTGGCATTCTTTTTTAAAGCGTTCCTTTAACATGTCTTTATCGACAAAGGTCATTGAAGGATTTGCTAAATATGGCCCTTGATAGTAGCGACCTCCATTTTTCCAAGCAAATTGTAGCTGATACACTGTTTCAATATCTTCAAATAAAAGATTGGCCCCTATTTTATAAGCAAGGCTGCCAATGGCAGAAATCATGTCCGATTGTGCTGACCAGGAATCATAATTTAAATCACGTGTATTGACCTTTAAAATATGTGGCGCCAATAACGCAATGTGCTCTAAATGACTTTCCGCTCCTACTTCTTGCACAGCAATTTTCACGCCGAACGTCGTAAAATAACGAAGGGCATGGTGTAATTTGTTTATATCCCCCATAAAACGATGCTCTGATACAACAATAACGATTCGATGTAAATCTTCTTCTCCTATATATTGCTGGATTATATTAAAATGACTTTCACCAAAATCTTGCATCAATAAATTAGGATTACTTGGAATGTAAATATCAATATCTGATGCAATTTCATCAATTTTGGCTAAGGCTGCATGTAAAATTTTATGCTCCATATCAATTCGATATTCTTCTGGAATATCTTCATTATTAACGAAGTCCATTAAATTAATTTGTTGCCCTTCAATTTGTAGATGTCCGGAAATTTCGTAGGCAATCACCGTATGCGCATCTGCGCTAAATATCGGCTGATAATACCCATGTATTTGATCTAAATTTGTTAACACTTCAATTGCGTCCATCATCGAAACCTCCATTATGAATAACTTTTTATAGTTATTCAAAAATAACATTACACATACCATTAATATCTAAAAAAATGCTCTCTGTCTGTATAATAAGTGGTTTAAAGTAAATTCGCAACTTCACCTATCATAATTTTTGGCCAATCTAACCTAAATTTTTTAGATTGGCTTAGTTGTAGCCATTGTTCGATTTTCACCATTTCTTATGACTTTTAGACATAGGAGGCTGTATTTTTACTCTATCATTTCTATGCTCTCACACAAACCTACATGTCATTGTTTCAAGGCTGCTCTCTCACTATAATTTATGCGACATACTAATAAAACGGCCATGACAATGCAGGGGAATAGCCCGTTCATTCCACATAATTCAGTCATACACCTAGTATTTTAAGTCAATTTTATGTTGATTTTGCGGCTGAGTCCCTATCGTATTTAATGGTTTTTGGCAAATGTCATCAATTTTGCAAAGATGGATCGATGAAAAAAGCAGCATTCCAAAAAGGAGTGCTGCTAGTCATTATTCCGACATAAAGAAATACCAAATCATTGCTATCACCATTAATGATATGATAACAGCTATCGTTACACGAAGTGGTGAAATAGGGGCATCTCCACCTACTCGCCCAGTTTGTCCATTGACCATAAAACGATAAACCTTTTCCTTATAACGAAAAGAAGACAGCCAAATCGGTAACATTAGATATTTGTATGTAATATCATCATGGTTGGTGGAAAAACGCAGATTTGATACAACATCCGCATTATTTTCCCAACGAATTTTGGAGGAAATTTGCGCGTGAAGATGATCATGAATTTCACTTTTAGCTTGATTCCACCCATCCTGCAAGCCAACACTATAACGCTCTGACAAAAATCCAGCTACATATTCTGGTTTATAAGCCTTATTATTTAAAAGATTAAATGGTTCAATTTTTCGCATCATATCACGATCGTAACGTGTTGTTGCACTTACTAAGTGGTCGTCGATAAATTCCTGATAAAAGCCACTAGTCGAATACCAATCTGTTTCAGTATGAGTTTTCCCATCTTTATCAGTAACTGTTCGATGTCGTCCATATCTTGCAGAATATCTAGAGCTTGTTTTGGAGTCGAATGTCCAATAAGGAAGATAAACCCCTTTAAAGGCATCAGGCTTTGCGCTAATTTTAGCAGCTTTCGGTGTAAACCATCTGCCTTTGATCCATTTTTGAAAATGTTCCCCTGCTTGCTTATCCGTTACTTCAAAAGCACATACACCATTTGGTGCTAACGTATTATCAGCAGTAGCCTCCATAACCTGATTGGAACCACAGTAAGGGCAACTGTCAGCTACCTGCAAGGCATCGTAAATCGTTTCGGCTGCACACGCTTTACAAATGACTGTTTTTTTCTCCACGCCCCAATTAAAATTCCCACGTTCCTCTGCTTTTAAGAAGTCCATTTCCTGGGCAACTTTTTCCTCTTCTTGCTCCGGCGTAGCAATTTCCGTTTCAAAGCCACAATAAGGACAAGTTAGCTTTCCTGTTGCAGGATTAAACTCGATCGATGCACTACAGGACGGACATTCAGCATCAAAGTCAAGCTTCACTTGTTTGGCATTTTCAACCTCTTGCATTGACATAGGCCATCATCTCCTTACTTGACATCATTCTCATCAAAAACATCTCCACATTCCGGACAGAACTTCGGTGGATTTGAAGGATCTTCTGGTGTCCAACCACATTTATCACAAGCATAAAGTAAAGCACCTGCTGGTTTTTTCATCCCACATTCACTACAGAATTTCCCTTTATTGACCGCTCCACACGTACATGTCCAACCCTCATCAGCTGGTTTTGCTGCACCACATTCTGAACAGAACTTCCCTGTATTTTCATGACCGCATGCACATGTCCATGCACTAGGTGCTTTCGCTGTCTGTTCTTGCATAGCAGCTTGAGCCATTTGGGCTTGCTTATTTTGTTCATTCATTTGATAGAGTTGACTAGCATTAACGCCACCAGCCTGTGTAGCCATGTTCATGCCCATAAATCCTGCCATAGCTCCCCCATCATTGTTAGCAGCCGCAATCATCGCATCTGCCTGTGCCCCTGTTAAATGAGCAGCCGTCATTCCTGGATCTCGCATTACAGCATTACGCTGAAGTTGTTTAATCATAGCTTCATCTTCTTCAGAAGCTTTCAGTGTACTAATCCCAAATGACACAACAGCTAAGCCACGTGTGGCAAGCCATTTTTCAGATAACACTTTATTGAGTGCCTCTGCTAACGCAACAGTATGAGCCGGTATTTCACTATAACGAACACCACTTGCAGAGATTTGCGCAAAGGCTGGCTGTAATGCCGTCATTAATTCTGATTTTAACTGGCTATCAATCGTATCTCGTGTAAATTCACGTTCCACATTACCACAAACATTTGTATAGAATAATAATGGATCAATAATTTTATACGAATATTCCCCATGACAGCGAATTGCGATGTCAATATCTAAGCCAATATTGCGATCAATCACACGGAAGGGAATCGGTGCAGGGGTTCCATATTTATTTCCAACAATTTCTTTCTTATTAAAATAATAAACTCGCTGATCTTTCGCAGGCTCTCCTCCAAATGTGAAACGCTTACCTATCTGCTTGAACGTTTCCATTATTCCCTGTGATAAGTCTGTGCCATACATAATCGAAGGTTCTGTTGATGTGTCATAGACATATTCCCCTGCTTCTGAAGAAAATTCTACAACTTTCCCCTGCTCTACAATCATCATACACTGCCCTTCATTGATAGCAATAATCGAACCATTGCTTATAATATTGTCATTCCCTTTATTTGATCCACGTTTCGAATTACGCTTCATTCCTTTTGTTACAAGGATATCTGCGGATAATGCCTCACAATAAAAATATTCACGCCATTGATCCTCTAAAACACCTGTTAATGCGCCAACCCCAGCTTTTAATAAACCCATATAATTCCCACCTTCAACTTGATATTTAACTTATTTTATCATCTACAAACACTATGTAATACGCATTATCGGACAAATTGTTTCATTTATCGTATGAAAGAGTAAAAAAACGAGAAGCTCCTATGATATGAATCATAAAGAACTATCCCGTTTCATTACGTCTTTTAAGCCAATGCTGCTACCGCAACAAGCACCCAAGCTACGATAAATAACATCCCACCAATAGGTGTAATCGCACCAAGTTTTTTCACACCTGTCACTGCTAGCACATATAAGCTACCAGAGAAGAAAATAATCCCTGTAAACATAAGATATCCAGCCCAAGAAAGCAGGCTAGTACTTCCTAAAAGAGACTCATTAGATAGAATCCCTAGCCCAATAATCCCTAAAGCATGGTACATATGATATTGCACAGCCGTTTCCCAAATGGCAGCATAATGAGGTGATGCAAATTTATCCTTCAGTGCATGTGCACCAAAAGCACCTAAAACAACACCTAGACACGCTAAAATCGCGCCTAACGCTAAAAACATTTCCATTCGTTGCTCTCCTATTTTGCCTCAACAGCAATTTCTTTATATTTGGCATCCCAAGCAGGATCAATTTTACTTAATGATACCGGACGCAATGTATCCTTATGCGCTAGAATATGTACGGATTGAGCAGTGGCTGCTACCGTGCCATCCTCATGTAAAATTTCATAGCCATAGGTTGTACGTAAACGGTCATGCTTTTCCACCCAAGTGCGCACAGTTGCCACCTGTCCATAATGCATCGCTGCCTTATACGAAATAGATAAATCCATTACTGGTGATACATAGCCATCTTTTTCTAAAGCGGCATACTCAAAGCCCGCATCACTTACAAGCTGTGTGCGTCCAATCTCCATCCAAATGATGTAGTTTGCATGGTACACCACACCCATTTGGTCGGTCTCTGCATACCGTATTTCAATCTGTTTCTCACTCACAAACATTTTCTTCACCTCGTCCTACATTATAGCGTAAAAGTGTTGATTTGGTGGGGTTTTTGCTCTAAGGAAATTGGAACGTAGAAAAATAGAGGGATGCTATTCTTGATATTTAAAATAAATATTAATTTTTCTAATATGAATTTTAAATCCATATAAACTCATATAAACACTTTTAAGTGGGGTACTATCTGGGGTACCGTGGGGTACCACTTTATGAATAATTAAATAAACGTGCACGAGCAGTTACAAAACAACCCTAAAAAACACCAGGTACTCATTCGAGCACCTGGTTTTAGTTTATAGCTTCTGGAACTTTATCGAAATCGAAACCTTTAAACGATACAATCTTAAAGAACCTGATGTATTTTCTCTAAATACTGTACTTTGCAGCACAGTCTAGGTTCCAACCACATCATATCTTGTTCTACTTTGGTAACGATTTGTTTAGCTATTTCTCTGAATGCAGTTTTTTCCTCTGGCTTGAATCCAAATTCTACATTTGCGAGTGGCTTATACTTACCGTTATTTAATCGTTTGCCCACCAACATCGTAAAAGGATTCTCTTTGTACCCAAAAATCACAACATCCGCAATTTTGAAATGTTTATATTTTAACCATTCATGTGAACGGTGATTTGTTTTGTATGTGGAATTACTTCGCTTTCCAACGATACCTTCCATACCTCTATCCTTTGTTAATTGAAAGATACTGCTACCGTTGCCCACAATTGATGGTGTGACAAGTAAACTATTTGATGGTTCAATCATTGATGAAAGGATTTCTTTGCGTTCCACTAACAGTTTATTTGTAAGAGTCTTATCAGTTGCCAGTACATCAAAAGTAATGAAAGTTCCCGAATGCGATAAAGTAGCCTGTTCGATCTTGTTTGTGTTTGTTAGTCGACCCCGAAAGCGAAGTCATCAAACACAGATACACCATTTCTTAACACTACTCCCTCACAATCAATGATTGCTTTATGTGACTGAATTTGAAGTTCAGGAAACTTAGCTGTCACATTGTTACCATGTCGAGTAAAAGCTTCAAGCCTATCTCCTTCTTTATGCAAAAGGATGCGCCAACCATCCCATTTTATATCGTAAATCCATTCCGGATTGTCATTAATTTCATCATTATTACCCATATGAAGTAACATTGGTTTAATTGGAGTAAATAACATTACCTATTCCCTCTCATATACCATTATCTCACGGTAAACAAGACAAAAATACATGTAAATCAAGGTACTGGTGGTAATCATTTAGATTGGTTCACTGGGAGATAATTATCTTTATCTAAAATTTTCACGATGGCCTCTATATTACTACTCTTCCTTGACTTTTTAATTTAAATGGTGTTTATTCAACAAACGGGCCATATTATTGAATAACATTCTTTTATGAAAGATTACCAAACACGCTTTGGGGCCTTTTTTATTCAACTAACGTCGCAGAATAGTTGTAGAAGGATTTATTTATTATTGGTAGAACTTATATATATTGGGTAAATTAGTAAAGGTGGTTTTTGATTTGAAAAAGATATTAATTGGGACTTTATTTATGAGTTTCTCGTTATTGTTAGCATCTTGTAATAATGATAAAAGTGGTACCGTCTTTAAAGGAGAGGGAGATAAATGGAGTGGAGAATTAATTACTTCATATGATTTTTGGGGAAATGAGAGGCAAAGTATAAGGGTTCAGTATAAGGGAGAAAAACTAGATGAACTCCAAGAAAATAATTTCTTTGTAGAAAGTCCCGATTTTTTAGGTTGGGGCATAGGTAACATAAGGTTAGATGATAAGGGGAATTATTTTAGTGGAGATGCCGTTGAACAAGAAACTAAAACACCTTCTTCTTCTAAAATAAACCTTATAATTGAAGGTGCTGAGTCTGAAATTATTACATTAAGTTCAAACTCTTAATAATAATGCAGCAGCTATCATAATCAATAGTAAAACAAGGATTTATTATGCATACAAAATAAATTTAATAAACGTTCCCAAACGTAAGATTTGGAAACACATTAAAAGGCCGCGAATGTTGTGAAATTAACGTTTCTTGGCTTTTTCTATAAGCATTTATATAGCTTTTTATGCAAAGGTTTATAAAGATAGCCCCAGTAAAACTTTTTGTAGAAAACGTTGTGTGTTCTGAATAAAAACCTGTATATAGAGACGTTGTAAAATTGTTCTCAATCCTCAACTTCAATTACTGGGATTTTAGATGAAATGATCTTCCACAATCGGGTGCAGTACCTTCTTTTATAAGAAATGTGTCTTATTCAGTTTAAGAGCTATATTGCTGAATAACTAATTGTAGAAATAATGGATATTTGAGATGATTATTATAAGTTTTAAAGGATAGTAAAAGGAACAGAGTTTTCAAAACTAAGGAGAGTGCTAACGAGATATGGAATTATATTCACATAAACCAGAAGCGTACGAATGCCCATTTTGTCGGGTAGTATCAGGTAAAGAAAAACCAAATAAGGGAACTAAACAAAGAGACATTATTTATCAGAATAAATATGTAACAGCGTTTATCGCAAGCAAGTGGTGGCCTAATAACATGGGGCATGTTATCGTTGTTCCTAACGAACACTTCGAGAATATATATGAGCTTCCAGCAGAAGTAGCTGCTGAAATTCATCGTGCTGCTCAATTGACAGCGTTTGCCATGAAAAATACATATGGTTGTGATGGAGTTTCTACTCGACAACATAATGAACCTGCTGGAAATCAAGATGTGTGGCATTATCATCTCCATGTCTATCCAAGGTATGAAAACGATAACCTATACCTAACCAAAGGTTATTACACTGAACCAGATGAACGCCCTTTCTATGCAGATAAGTTGCGTTCATGGATAAGTGAAAACTATTGCAATATCAACAATAGGTGAAATTTTTTTATACCGAAATCGGGCGCAATTCTGCAGCAAGAATTGTGCTTTTCCATGAAAAGGGCCATTTACTTGAATGGGTAATGTTGTAATTGAACTGGATATACTAAACCTAAATATAATTTAAGGTGATGGAAGTGAATAAAAGTAAACCTTTTCATTTGGTTCTATTTAGTATATTAATTTATGGTTTGTATTATGGAACAGTAAATGCAAAATCGAACAATACTCCTCCTTCCTTTGAGGAAAAGAATACTGAAGGCAAACAACTCACTCCTTTAGAAAGCCAGTTAATGTCTTTTATGACTGGTTTGATGGTAACCGAACCAAAAGAAGCTGTTGAATTGTGGATATCAGGTGTAAATAATCGAAGTGGTGCTGTTCAATATGCGATGTTGTCCCCTGCGCTTCGAAAGCAATCAAGAGTAAATTCGAGCAAACTCACTGGATAACAGGTCAGTCAAACCCTTCGGTTAGTAACTTTCGTTTTACTAAAGTAGAAAAGCTCAGCGAATCAAAAATACAGTACATCGTTAAATACGATTTATGGGCATCATATGGAGACTTTGGTGGTGGGGAGAAGATTATACTCGTGGAGAAGAATTTAGAACCATTTAAAGAGTATTGGTTTATTTCATCAATAACAACGAAATATAATCAATGGGAAGCATTTACCCCAGCCGAGACAGTTTTAAAATAGGACAATGAGGATAAAAAAACTATTTTGTAGAGTATTTCTTCCACAATCGGGCGCGATTGTTGAATATAACTTAAATGTTAAAAGAATTTGTTGTTATTTTTGTGTAAACCCCGTCCTCACTTAGACGGGGTTAAGCTTTATTGAAAGTTTTGTTTTGTATTATGACTTATCTCCTTTAAAATAGTTAAAAATTAGATTTTCAACTTGGGTTTTTAGAGCTTGTTTTGCGTATCGAAGTACTACATCTTCTCCAGGATTTTTCACCACAACATCGCTAAAATATTGGTCAATGTGAATCCACTTGACTACCTCTATTTTTTGTTTCGCTAACATGCGCTTTTTGTTGTAATAATCAGGCCTTATAACTTTTAATAGGTCATCAACTATTTGAATATAGACCTTAGCCATTTTCAGATTCCCTAGTGTATCGTAGTCATTCTGTAAAGACTTTACTGCCATATCCAATAGGATAAATTCATGTACATTTCTACGTTCATCAGGCTTAATCATCTGTATCTACCAATGATGCTTTTTGTATCTGATCAAAATTAATACGCTTTATTGATAAATCAGCATCTAAAAGTAGTTCTTTCCTACACAAATCTGTTCCTGTTATTTTTCCTATTTCATCATGTAGCTTGTTATGGTCCCACAGTGTTAATTTGATTAGTTTTCGCATCTTAAAAGCACGCTGGATAGTTTGCTCAATCTCTTCAAGCTCCCATTCAGTCAACTCACGCTTTTTATCAAAATACTGTTCCTTTTTCCACTTCTTAATCTCCACCAAATGCTCTGGTAGCATCATTGATGTCCATTTCATATTCCCACGATCATGTAGCATCACAAATCACTCTCCACTAATATTCAGTATCAAAAATACTTAAAATATCTAAGAAATGTACTTTATGAATGTTGTAGTACTTATCTTTAATATGGATTAGTTTTGTGTTTACATCCATTTTTGTGACTGTACCTTCTAGAGTTTCATCATGTTTATAGATACTAAAGACTTTGGTTTGTTTTTCTTCCATAGCTTCAGTTAACGCATTTGCGATTTCCTCTAAGTCGAATTCATCACGATCTGGGTGCTTAGGTTCCTTTTTCTTTGTAGGTGTTTTTGTTTTTGCCATTTTAACCTCTCCTTACAGAACATTCGTTTGTATACACCATAGAACATATGTTTGTATTTTGACAAGTATCAATTTGTGGAATGAATATTAAACCAAAATAAAATGAGTCCTGGGTTTACTTAGTTAATAAAATAACTAATCACATTGGTCTATTTTTCATAAAAATTTTTACTGACATGTTTTGGGTAATTTGGTATAGTCATATTTAGCCACACAAATAATATATAAAAGGGGAAATTATCACATGAAGAAAATAAGTTTTTCAACCAGTCTATTATTTTTTTGGGTGAAAGGAGCCGTAGAAGTTGATAACAGATTTGTAAAAACCAATTTATCAAACACAATTCTAGGATTTATTCCAGCAGGTAAAGATGAACAAAGTATACCTCTGAAGAATATTTCTGGATCAATGTTATCTTCAAAATATAATCTTAAAGCAATAATTATTGGATTATTTCTAGCTTTACTTGGACTTTCATCTATAGGCGAAAGTTTTTTCGGTGGTTTAATTTGGCTAATTATTGGTGTCGGAATTGCTGGTAGTGGCATTCAAACGATATTAAACATAGAGAAATCAGGAACACCATATTACATAAGTGTGCCATTTTTTGAAAAAGCAAAAATAAAGGAATTAAACCAATATATACACGCAGCTTTAGCTGAAGATACTGACAAAACAGATTTAAATTTATTCTTTGATAAAAAAGCTCAATAAGTAAAACAAAAAAAGCCCAGGCTCAAAATTAATTGAGCACCTGGGCCTTATTGTAATTTATGTATACATACATTTAATAAGACTCTTAAAAAAGGAAAATAGTTGTAATAATAAAATTTGAGGAGGGATTTAAGTGAAAAAAATAGCAATAGTCATTGCACTTGCTTTAGTAGTAGCTGTAGGAACATTTTATATATATACCAATATTATAGACTCAAGATATGAAAAAGAAGAATTCTTATATGGTTTTCCAGTACCAAAAGATGTGGAGATAATATCTAAAAGCAAAGTCGGTACATTAAGTTCATATATAATAACATGGGATAGTGTTTCTGGTAGAAAAATACCAATCGATTATAAACTTATTATAAGGAAGAATGGGTGGAAAATTGAAAAGGAAGGAGATGGAGAAATAGATGGAATTGCATACCATGCAGTTAAATATAAAAAAGATGGTGTTTTTATTGCAATGTATATCAGGGATCCAGATTCCTTATCTTTTACAGGCGGATCAGATAATTGAAAATAATGAAGAAGAATAAAAATAAATATAGACCAAGACGGCATTTATGATATGCTCCCTATTAGGTAGACAGATGAAAAAATAAAATCTGTTTATCTAAGGGGAGTATTTTTTATGGGGCGAAGCAAACATTCACTCGAGTTGAAACTATATATCCTTCAATTGTTCGAAGAAGGTCACTATTCTATCAATGAATTGTGTGAAAGGTTTTCAATAGATCATCAAACTTTTCATAGATGGAAAATGAAATTTGAGGCAGGTGGACGTGAAGGATTACAAGAAGCTACTTCATGTAAGTTCTATTCAAAAGAGTTAAAATTAGCGGCTGTGGAGGACTACATTCAACGAAATTATTCACAGATGGAGGTGTTGGCGAAATACGAGATTAGCAGTACCTCCGTTTTAAAAAGCTGGGTAAAAAAGTATACTAGTCATAGTGAAATAAAAGATTCAGGTAAAGGAATGAGTCAAGCTATGACCGAAGGAAGAAAGACAACTTTTGAAGAACGTATTGAGATTGTCGAGTACTGTTTGAAGCACCAGAAAAATTATCAGTTGGCAGCGCATACCTATGGTGTTTCGTATCAACAGGTATATCAATGGACGAAGAAATTTGAAACGAATGGTGAAGAGGGATTACGTGATCGTCGTGGTCGCACAAAAGATGAAGTCGAATTAACCGTTGAGGAGAAATTGAAATTAGAGATTCAACGTATTGAACGTGAAAATGAACGTTTACGTGCAGAAAATTTATTTTTAAAAAAGTTAGAGGAAATCGAAAGGAGGCATCGTTAAGCCAAATACGTCTACAGCAACGCTATTTAGCGATTCAAGATTTACATCGAGAGGAAGAACTTTCGATTCTTTTACTATGTGAAATAGCTGATGTTTCGCGTGCAGCTTACTATAAGTGGTTAAGTCGCAAGCCTTCTAACAGAGAAGTTGAAAATGAAGCCATTTTAAAGGACATTCATCTCC is a genomic window containing:
- a CDS encoding YolD-like family protein, coding for MAKTKTPTKKKEPKHPDRDEFDLEEIANALTEAMEEKQTKVFSIYKHDETLEGTVTKMDVNTKLIHIKDKYYNIHKVHFLDILSIFDTEY
- a CDS encoding IS3 family transposase (programmed frameshift); protein product: MGRSKHSLELKLYILQLFEEGHYSINELCERFSIDHQTFHRWKMKFEAGGREGLQEATSCKFYSKELKLAAVEDYIQRNYSQMEVLAKYEISSTSVLKSWVKKYTSHSEIKDSGKGMSQAMTEGRKTTFEERIEIVEYCLKHQKNYQLAAHTYGVSYQQVYQWTKKFETNGEEGLRDRRGRTKDEVELTVEEKLKLEIQRIERENERLRAENLFFKKVRGNRKEASLSQIRLQQRYLAIQDLHREEELSILLLCEIADVSRAAYYKWLSRKPSNREVENEAILKDIHLLYQQVDGIYGYRRTTLTINRQRKENNQTMVNEKRIYRLMQISGLKSVIRRKRKPYRKSPAHHVAENVLNRAFTSKKPNEKWCTDVTEFKYGNGKKAYLSAIIDLYDGSIVSYVLGHSNNNSLVFKTIKSAIQSLQSGEQPLIHSDRGFQYTSKEFKRIVDTANMTQSMSRVGRCIDNGPIESFWGTLKCEKYYLHKYDSYEELKLAIDEYIHFYNYYRYQKRLNGLSPLEFRTQAA